From the Cucumis sativus cultivar 9930 chromosome 5, Cucumber_9930_V3, whole genome shotgun sequence genome, the window TCCCACTCCCTGAGCTTGCGTTTGCAAATGAGTTCATCAGGTCTTGGAGATTACTCTCATTTTCACCGAATACTACTCCGCCATAACTCGGTGGGAACAGCGTTCTATCTGATGCCTTACCGCTTGAGGTCGAGGAGCTTCCAAATGTGCGTAGCAATGTCGCTGTAGTATTGCTACTTGACGTTGTTGAGCCTAGTTGTGCTGCTTTTTGGAGCAGTGCTGTTGCGGACATATGCGGGATTGCTCCTCCTCCGCTAGTACCGCTACTACATCCTCCCGGGGCGGTGTTGCTGTATAGCGAGGGGACTGCAGCTGAATTGATTTGATCTCCCATTATGTTAACAGCGAAAATGTTAGACGCAGGACCGTCGTTGTTGCCATTGTTCGTTCCGTTGAATTGGTTTAACAAAGAGGATGGAagattgttgttgttgttgctacTGCTGTTGCTATTGTTAGTGTTGGTGTCATTGTTATTGTTCATATTGGAAGTATTATCACCAGTGGGATTTGAAATGAAGCTCAAATTGAAGAGATTTGAAGCagaattgttgttgttatttgCATGGGTTTGGATATCAGAAGGGAATTGCATTAGCCCATGAAAGGGCTTGTTTCCAAATAACCCTTGCTGGGATTGGCTTTGATGATGATCTTCATGGAAGCTATTTTGGTTAGTTTGGTCCGATAGGCCGAAAAATGCTGCATTCGACGACGGCATTGCTTGTTGTGGTGGGGGTCGGAAGGAAGAGCCAATAGAAGGAGGGAGGAGATGAGTGAACTGCCCGGTTCGACCACCGCCAAGACGAAGGACGTCGTGGGGTGATTGGGTGATGTTGGAATGGTCTTGAAGAGAAGACATTTGAGGGACTTGTGATAATGTCAAACCCACATTGCTATTACCTCCATATAAATGGCTTCCAATGGCTGTCCCTAAATTTGGAGGGTGTCTTGCACTCTCTTGTGCCAATGCATCACAAAACGCTCTATGTGTAATGAAACTGTCCCGTctgcaaaataaaataaataaaataaaccgtgttaatttaattgagaTATTAAGGTGACCTGCCAATTTCTTggttaaaaagaacaaaaacaaaaaaaattagtagaAGGGTTGttgattgttttgaaattggaaaagaataaaagagatgatagaggaacttttgaaaagacaaaaattttgaaacaggTGCTACCACCCATATAGTGATATATTCCAAAGGGTAATAGATTTtcgcaaagaaaaaaaaaaggaataataatGTTACCAActacaaaaaataattcaaattttcgtGGGTCCATTCACAAGGGTTCACGGATTTTAAAATCATCATATGTTTTACATTCAAGAACACACAtgaaataactaaataaaaaccaaaatatatctatatatatatatatatagatagataatTCA encodes:
- the LOC116401647 gene encoding protein indeterminate-domain 5, chloroplastic-like isoform X2; translation: MATNRFICEVCNKGFQREQNLQLHRRGHNLPWKLKQKSTKEPKRKVYLCPEPTCVHHDPSRALGDLTGIKKHYSRKHGEKKWKCDKCSKRYAVQSDWKAHSKTCGTREYRCDCGTLFSRRDSFITHRAFCDALAQESARHPPNLGTAIGSHLYGGNSNVGLTLSQVPQMSSLQDHSNITQSPHDVLRLGGGRTGQFTHLLPPSIGSSFRPPPQQAMPSSNAAFFGLSDQTNQNSFHEDHHQSQSQQGLFGNKPFHGLMQFPSDIQTHANNNNNSASNLFNLSFISNPTGDNTSNMNNNNDTNTNNSNSSSNNNNNLPSSLLNQFNGTNNGNNDGPASNIFAVNIMGDQINSAAVPSLYSNTAPGGCSSGTSGGGAIPHMSATALLQKAAQLGSTTSSSNTTATLLRTFGSSSTSSGKASDRTLFPPSYGGVVFGENESNLQDLMNSFANASSGSGMFGSFGVESLEDPTKLQQNLSTVSMGGGTDRLTRDFLGVGQIVRSMSGGGGGGGYTQREHKQGGQGIVMEGNESNTAPSSNAFGGGNGNYQ
- the LOC116401647 gene encoding protein indeterminate-domain 5, chloroplastic-like isoform X1 — encoded protein: MAASSSSVPLFGVREEGQMRGQQPPQPQPPPPSAPSNSSTALPTPPPQKKKRNQPGTPNPDAEVIALSPKTLMATNRFICEVCNKGFQREQNLQLHRRGHNLPWKLKQKSTKEPKRKVYLCPEPTCVHHDPSRALGDLTGIKKHYSRKHGEKKWKCDKCSKRYAVQSDWKAHSKTCGTREYRCDCGTLFSRRDSFITHRAFCDALAQESARHPPNLGTAIGSHLYGGNSNVGLTLSQVPQMSSLQDHSNITQSPHDVLRLGGGRTGQFTHLLPPSIGSSFRPPPQQAMPSSNAAFFGLSDQTNQNSFHEDHHQSQSQQGLFGNKPFHGLMQFPSDIQTHANNNNNSASNLFNLSFISNPTGDNTSNMNNNNDTNTNNSNSSSNNNNNLPSSLLNQFNGTNNGNNDGPASNIFAVNIMGDQINSAAVPSLYSNTAPGGCSSGTSGGGAIPHMSATALLQKAAQLGSTTSSSNTTATLLRTFGSSSTSSGKASDRTLFPPSYGGVVFGENESNLQDLMNSFANASSGSGMFGSFGVESLEDPTKLQQNLSTVSMGGGTDRLTRDFLGVGQIVRSMSGGGGGGGYTQREHKQGGQGIVMEGNESNTAPSSNAFGGGNGNYQ